Sequence from the Myxococcus virescens genome:
GGAAGAGGAGGTTGTAGTCGAGTTGCTCGCAGAAGAGCCGCTCGCTTCTCACCGAGTAGAACGCCATCAGGAGACAGGACTTCAGCAAATGCTCCGGCGGAATGCTCGGCCGCCCGGTGCCGCTGTACATCTCATCGAACGTCGGCGAGAGCGCCGCCAGCGCGGCGTCCGCCATGTCCTTCACCCTGCGCAGCGGATGGCCTGCGGGCACCCGGTCTCCCGGCGTCCGCAGGCTGAACAGCGTCGTCTGTTGCTTGGGCCGTCCGCGCATCACTGCCTCCGATGAGCGGAGGACACCACGTCACGCGGCGGGGTGTCGATCCCTCGGAGGGGTTTCTCAACAGCCTGCTAGACGGGCCGGCGCCACAGGTCGGCGAGGTCCGCCGGGAGCTGCGAGGCCACGGCCGCCACCTCGTCGTCTGGAATCCGGTCCCGGATGGCGGTGAACACCACCGACAGGACGCGCAGCGCCTGGTCCCCGGGGATGCGCAGGTGGTCCGCCACGTCGGTGATGAACTCCGCGCGGCCCATGCGCTTCGCGTGGGACGGGCCCCGGTG
This genomic interval carries:
- a CDS encoding transposase produces the protein MRGRPKQQTTLFSLRTPGDRVPAGHPLRRVKDMADAALAALSPTFDEMYSGTGRPSIPPEHLLKSCLLMAFYSVRSERLFCEQLDYNLLF